A stretch of Pangasianodon hypophthalmus isolate fPanHyp1 chromosome 9, fPanHyp1.pri, whole genome shotgun sequence DNA encodes these proteins:
- the LOC113547098 gene encoding DEP domain-containing mTOR-interacting protein isoform X1 produces the protein MGPRTAVGPSKQEKVAPQYRHGSRSDGYYNDSPVLNNPKSVLKRQVSPEELQTPGGKYLKRTFTIVGDAVGWGFVVRGSSPCHIQAVDPSGPAAAVGMKVCQFVVCVNGVNVLEMDYRTVSHLILTGPRTVVMEVMEPLNC, from the exons ATGGGACCTCGCACAGCAG tcggACCATCCAAACAGGAGAAGGTCGCCCCTCAGTATCGTCATGGTAGCAGGAGTGACGGGTATTACAATGATTCTCCTGTGCTCAATAACCCaaagtcag tatTGAAGAGGCAGGTGAGTCCAGAAGAGCTGCAGACTCCTGGAGGGAAGTACCTAAAGAGGACATTCACC atcGTTGGGGATGCTGTGGGCTGGGGGTTTGTTGTGAGAGGCAGTAGTCCATGTCACATTCAGGCTGTTGATCCAAGCGGaccagctgctgctgttggaaTGAAG gtatgtcagtttgtagtgtgtgtaaatggagTGAATGTTTTGGAGATGGACTATCGGACAGTCAGTCATCTCATCCTCACCGGGCCTCGCACTGTTGTCATGGAGGTGATGGAGCCACTCAACTGCTGA
- the LOC113547098 gene encoding DEP domain-containing mTOR-interacting protein isoform X2 — MGPRTAVGPSKQEKVAPQYRHGSRSDGYYNDSPVLNNPKSVLKRQVSPEELQTPGGKYLKRTFTIVGDAVGWGFVVRGSSPCHIQAVDPSGPAAAVGMKVGNTEMWKM, encoded by the exons ATGGGACCTCGCACAGCAG tcggACCATCCAAACAGGAGAAGGTCGCCCCTCAGTATCGTCATGGTAGCAGGAGTGACGGGTATTACAATGATTCTCCTGTGCTCAATAACCCaaagtcag tatTGAAGAGGCAGGTGAGTCCAGAAGAGCTGCAGACTCCTGGAGGGAAGTACCTAAAGAGGACATTCACC atcGTTGGGGATGCTGTGGGCTGGGGGTTTGTTGTGAGAGGCAGTAGTCCATGTCACATTCAGGCTGTTGATCCAAGCGGaccagctgctgctgttggaaTGAAGGTgggaaacactgaaatgtggaAAATGTAA